A genomic window from Diceros bicornis minor isolate mBicDic1 chromosome 35, mDicBic1.mat.cur, whole genome shotgun sequence includes:
- the FOXN4 gene encoding forkhead box protein N4: protein MIESDIPSTMSGIIRNSGQNHHPSPQEYRLLATTGEDDLPGDLQSLSWLTAVDVPRLQQMASARVDLGSLGVPHPHPGALAGAADLHVGATPGPLLHGPAGMAPQGVLGLGPTASHGANMSQFPVGGQPSSGLQDPPQLYSPTSQQFLRPPGTQQYPPVGLYGPPFGARPPYPQPRTAVHSSQELHPKHYPKPIYSYSCLIAMALKNSKTGSLPVSEIYSFMKEHFPYFKTAPDGWKNSVRHNLSLNKCFEKVENKMGGSSRKGCLWALNLARIDKMEEEMHKWKRKDLAAIHRSMANPEELDKLISDRPESCRRPGKPGEPEAPVLTHATTVAMAHGCLAVSRLPPQPLMTLSLQSGPLHHHVQPQAQLAPDSPAPAQTPPLHALPALSPSPRPHPTVGRGPVDFINISTDMNTEVDALDPSIMDFALQGSLWDEMKDEGFSLDTLGAFGDSPLGCELGASGLTPVSGGSSQCIPDLQVTGLYATYSTPDSVAASAAASSSQYLGAPGNKPIALL, encoded by the exons gctcctgGCCACCACCGGCGAGGATGACCTTCCTGGGGACCTGCAGTCACTGTCGTGGCTCACGGCCGTGGACGTGCCACGGCTGCAGCAGATGGCGAGTGCCCGCGTGGACCTGGGCAGCCTCGGTGTGCCACACCCACACCCAG GTGCCTTGGCTGGGGCAGCGGACCTGCACGTGGGAGCCACCCCAGGTCCCCTGCTCCACGGCCCGGCTGGCATGGCCCCCCAAGGTGTGCTGGGTTTGGGACCCACGGCCAGCCACGGAGCCAAC ATGAGCCAGTTCCCTGTGGGGGGACAGCCCTCATCTGGTCTGCAGGACCCGCCACAGCTGTACTCTCCCACCTCCCAACAGTTCCTGCGCCCCCCAGGCACCCAGCAG TACCCTCCCGTGGGCCTGTATGGCCCCCCGTTTGGGGCACGGCCTCCCTACCCCCAGCCCCGCACAGCCGTGCATTCATCTCAGGAACTGCACCCCAAACACTACCCCAAGCCCATCTACTCATACAG CTGTCTGATCGCCATGGCCCTGAAGAACAGCAAGACGGGCAGCCTACCTGTGAGCGAGATCTACAGCTTCATGAAGGAGCACTTCCCCTACTTCAAG ACGGCTCCCGATGGCTGGAAGAACTCGGTCCGGCACAACCTGTCGCTGAACAAGTGCTTTGAGAAGGTGGAGAACAAGATGGGCGGCTCGTCGCGCAAGGGCTGCCTGTGGGCCCTGAACCTGGCCCGCATCgacaagatggaggaggagatgcACAAGTGGAAGAGGAAGGACCTGGCCGCTATCCACCGGAGCATGGCCAACCCGG AGGAGCTAGACAAGCTGATCTCAGACCGGCCGGAAAGCTGCCGACGCCCTGGCAAACCGGGGGAGCCTGAGGCCCCTGTGCTGACCCATGCCACCACGGTGGCCATGGCCCACGGCTGCCTGGCTGTCTCCCGGCTCCCGCCCCAGCCACTGATGACCCTGTCCCTGCAGTCAGGCCCCCTGCACCACCACGTCCAGCCCCAAGCACAGCTCGCCCCAgactctcctgccccagcccagaccccacCCCTGCATGCCCTGCCGGCCCTGAGCCCCAGCCCTCGCCCGCACCCCACCGTGGGAAGGGGTCCCGTGGACTTCATCAACATCAGCACCGACATGAACACCGAGGTGGACGCCCTGGATCCCAGCATCATGGACTTCGCTCTGCAGG GGAGCCTCTGGGACGAGATGAAGGACGAGGGCTTCAGCCTGGACACGCTGGGGGCCTTCGGAGACTCCCCACTCGGCTGTGAGCTGGGGGCCTCTGGCCTGACCCCCGTCTCTGGTGGCAGCAGCCAGTGCATCCCAGACTTGCAGGTAACGGGTCTCTACGCCACGTACTCCACTCCGGACAGCGTGGCCGCGTCAGCTGCCGCCTCCTCCTCCCAGTACCTGGGCGCCCCGGGGAACAAGCCCATAGCCCTGCTTTGA